GGTCGGCCAAATCTGGCGCATTTCCGTTGCGCCGAGCGAAGGTTTCACGGTCGTCGAACACATCCGCGCGGGCGCGCCGGTGCTTGCGCATTTCTACGACTGGGCCGGCGGACTGATCTGGCTGTGCCTCGAGACTGCGCCTGACGCGTATGCCGCCGTCGTGCGCAGCGCGGTGGACGCCAGCGGCGGCCATGCGACGCTCATCCGCGCGAGCGAAGAGACTCGCGCGACAGTCGATATCTTCCATCCGCAACCGGCGGCGCTCGCGGCGCTGACGCGCCGCGTCAAGGAAAGCTTCGATCCGGCGCATATTCTGGAGCGCGGCCGCATGCGCGCGGAGTTTTAAGAGACGATGCAGACGTTTTTCTCGCTGCAGGCGCTCGCCGATTCCGACATGGCGGAAACGGAGAAGATTCTGCGCGCCTGCGTGCACTGCGGCTTCTGCTCAGCGACATGCCCGACATATCTTCTCACCGGCGACGAACTCGATGGCCCCCGCGGCCGCATCTATCTCATCAAGGAGATGTTCGAGAAGGAGCGGCCGGCGGACGCGCGCACTGCCCTTCATATCGATCGCTGTTTGTCTTGTCTTTCCTGCATGACGACGTGTCCTTCGGGCGTGCATTTCATGCATCTCGTCGATCACGCCCGGGCGCATATCGAAAAAACATATGCGCGACCCTTCACGGAGCGCGCCATGCGCGTCGCGCTCGCTTTCGTCTTGCCTCGTCCTTCTCTCGCGCGACCGCTGTTTCGCGTGGCGGCGGCGATCCGCCCCTTGGCGCGCTTGCTGCCGCGCCGACTCGCGGCGCCGTTCGCGCTCGCGCCATCGCGCCTCCCGCCAGCTTCCAGCGTCGATTCTCCGCAGGTCTTTGCCGCGCAAGGCGCGCGCAAGATGCGCGTTGCTCTACTCAATGGCTGTGTTCAGACGGTCATCGACACCTCGATCAATGAGGCGACGATACGGCTGCTGACGCGCCACGGCGTCGAGGTCGTCGTGGCGAAAGGCGCCGGCTGCTGTGGGGCGCTGCCGCATCATCTCGGAAAGGTGGATGACTCGCTGCGCTATGCGCGCGCGAACATCGAAGCCTGGACGCGAGAAATCGACTCTAGCGGACTCGATCATATCGTCATCAACGCCTCAGGCTGCGGAACCAGCGTGAAGGACTATGGCTTCATGTTCCGCAATGATCCGGCTCTCGCGGAGAACGCGGCGCACATCTCGGCGATGGCGAAAGACGTGACGGAACTGATGACTGAGATTGGCTTTGCGCCGTCGGACGACGCGCCGAAACTTCGGGTCGCCTACCATTCCGCCTGCTCTCTGCAACATGGGCAGAAGATATCGCAAGAGCCGGTCGCGTTGTTGACCGCCGCGGGCTTTGACGTCGTCGCCGTTCCGGAGGGTCACATCTGCTGCGGTTCGGCGGGAACCTATAATGTGCTGCAGCCGAAGCTGGCCGACGCGTTGCGATCGCGAAAGGTCGCGAATATCGAAAGCGCCGCGCCGGACATTGTGGCTGCGGGCAACATCGGCTGCATCGTCCAGATCAGGTCGGGAACGGAAATCCCAGTGGCTCACACCGTCGAACTGCTCGATTGGGCGAGCGGGGGGCCGAAGCCCACGATGCTCGGCTAACGCAAAAATCCCACGATATCCTTCACCGCGTTCATATTCTCGCGGGCGATCGCGCGGGCGCGTTCGGCGCCGTCGCGCAGCACGCCGTCGACATAGCTCTCATCCTCGCGAATGCGGCGCATCCTGTCGGTGATCGGCGCGAGCTTGGCCACCGCGAGATCGACGAGCGCGCTCTTGAAGGTCGAGAAATTGGCGCCGCCGAATTCGCCGAGCACATCCGCCTTGCTGCGCCCGGAAAGCGCCGCGAAGATGCCGACGAGATTGTAGGCCTCGGGGCGCCCTTCGAGGCCCTTTTCCTCGGAAGGCAGCGCGTCGGGGTCGGTTTTCGCCTTTTTTACCTTCTGCGCGATCTGATCGGCGTCGTCCGACAGATTGATGCGCGAATAATCGGAAGCGTCCGACTTCGACATTTTCTTCGTGCCGTCGCGCAGGCTCATCACCCGCGTCGCCGGGCCGGAGATCAGCGGTTCGGGCAGGGGGAAGAACGCTTCGCCGAAGCCGTTGCGCGCGATCGATTCCGAGAAGTCGTTGTTGAACTTCTGCGCGATATCGCGCGCCAGTTCGAGGTGCTGTTTCTGGTCGTCGCCGACGGGCACATGCGTCGCGCGATAGATCAAAATATCGGCGGCCATCAGCACCGGATAGTCGAGCAGGCCCATGGAGGCGTTCTCGCGATCCTTGCCGGCCTTGTCCTTGAACTGGGTCATGCGATTGAGCCAGCCGATGCGCGCGACGCAATTCAACACCCAGGCGAGTTCGGCGTGCTCCGGCACCTGGCTCTGGTTGAAGACGATGTTGTCCTTCGGGTCGATGCCGCAGGCGATGAAGGCCGCGGCGATCTCGCGCGTGTTCGCCTTCAGTGCGATCGGATCCTGCGGCACCGTGATCGCATGCAGGTCGACGACGCAATACATGCAGTCGAAGCTCTTCTGCAGCTCGACGAATTTGACGATCGCGCCGAGATAGTTGCCGAGATGCAGATTGCCGGTGGACTGCACGCCCGAGAAGACGCGCTGAGGAAATGTGGACATGTGATCGGCCAAGGGTTTTGGGTTTGGCCGGTCTTATGGCGAGAAGCGGGGGCTGAGGCAAGCGTGCTGTTTGGGGAATAGAATTTGTTAAATGCCCCAGCCCCTCATCTCACTTCTCCCCGCAAGCGGGGAGAAGGGGCGGTAGGCGTTGCGCTGAAGACCCCTCTCCCCGCTTGCGGGGAGAGGTACGGTGAGGGGCTTGGGCGATGAGCGCTGGCTAAATCGCGTCACAAAATAAACCGGCTCAGATCCCTGTTCTTCGCCAGATCGCCGATGTGCTCCTCGACATAGGCCCCGTCGATCACGATACGGTCGCCGGCGCGGTCGGAGGCCGAGAAACTGATGTCGTCGAGCACGCGCTCCATCACCGTCTGCAGGCGCCGCGCGCCGATGTTCTCGACCGAGGTGTTCACCTGAACGGCGACCTTGGCGATCGCGTCGACGGCGGAGGGCGCAAATTCGAGCGTCAGGCCTTCGGTGCCCAGCAGCGCGGAATATTGCTTGGTCAGGCAAGCCTCGGTTTCGGTCAGAATCCGGCGGAAGTCGTCTTCGTTGAGCGAGGCGAGTTCGACGCGAATCGGCAAGCGCCCCTGCAACTCTGGGAGGAGGTCTGAAGGCTTCGCCACATGGAAGGCGCCGGAGGCGATGAACAGCACATGGTCGGTCTTCACCGTTCCATGTTTCGTCGCGACCGTCGTGCCTTCGATCAGCGGTAGAAGGTCACGCTGCACGCCTTCGCGCGAGACGTCGGCGCCGCCGCGGCCTTCGCGCGCGCAGATCTTGTCCATCTCGTCGATGAAAACGATGCCGTTGTTCTCGACCTCGTGGATCGCCTCGCGGACGCTCGCTTCCTGGTCGATCAGCTTGTCGCTCTCTTCGGCGATCAGAGGTCCCTGCGCCTCCTTGACCGAGAGTTTGCGCGGCTTGCCGCGCTGCATCGCCTTGCCGAAAATATCGCCGAGCGAGAAGGCGGAGACGCTCGCGCCGGGCATGTTCGGCAGTTCGAACATCGGCATCGAGGAGCCCGACTGCGTCAGCTCGACTTCGATTTCCTTGTCGTCGAGTTCGCCCGCGCGCAGGCGGCGCCGAAACGTTTCACGCGTGCCGGGCGACGCGGCGGGCCCCACCAGCGCATCGAGCGTGCGCTCTTCGGCCGCTTGCTGCGCGCGCGCCTGCACGTCCTTACGGCGGCGGTCCTTGACCATCACGATGGCGACCTCGATCAGATCGCGCACGATCTGCTCCACATCGCGGCCGACATAGCCCACCTCGGTGAATTTTGTCGCCTCGACCTTCAAGAATGGCGCATTGGCGAGACGCGCCAGACGACGCGCGATCTCCGTCTTGCCGCAGCCTGTCGGGCCGATCATCAGGATGTTCTTGGGCAGCACTTCTTCGCGCATCTGGCCTTCGAGCTGGAGCCTGCGCCAGCGGTTGCGCAGCGCGATCGCGACGGCGCGCTTGGCGTCGCTTTGTCCAACGATGTAGCGATCAAGTTCGGAAACGATCTCGCGCGGCGAGAAGTCGGCCATGGGAAGTTCCTTCGGAACGGCATTAGGCAGTAGGCAGTCGGCAGTCGTATCATCCCGCTGCCGACCGCCGAACGCCGACTGCCCTAAATCTTCTCCACCACCACATTCTGGTTGGTGTAGACGCAAATTTCTGAAGCGATAATCATCGCCCGTCGCGCGATGGTTTCGGCGTCGAGCGGCGAATCGAGCAGGGCGCGTCCGGCGGCGAGCGCGTAATTTCCGCCCGAGCCGATCGCGGCCACCGCGCCTTCGCCCGTGCCTTCCGGTTCGAGCACGTCGCCAGAGCCGGTGAGCACGAGGCCGACGCTCTTGTCGGCGACGAGCATCATCGCCTCCAGGCGCCGCAGGTAACGGTCCATGCGCCAGTCCTTGGCGAGTTCGACGCAGGCGCGCATCAATTGTCCGGGATATTGCTCGAGCTTCGATTCAAGCCGTTCGAAGAGCGTGAAGGCGTCGGCGGTGGCGCCGGCGAAACCGGCGATCACGTCGCCCTTGCCCAAACGGCGCACTTTCTTGGCGTTGCCCTTCATGATCGTCTGGCCGAGGCTGACCTGGCCGTCGCCGGCGATCACCGTTTCTCCGGCTTTCTTGACGAGGATGATCGTCGTCGCGTGCATGGCCGCCAAGCGGTGTTGTTCGCTATCCATTCGCCTCATCCAGCCAGAGATGTGGAGCCGATGTAAGGTTTGGCGACGATTTGAGCAAGGGCGGAGCGGCGACGGGGGCAGCCGCGCAATTCGCCCGTCGGGCCGGGATTCACTGCCAGACTCACTCGCGCGGGGCGCCGGCGAGCGGCGCGGGAAAATCCAGGACCTCGCGCGTATACGTCTCATGCACCTCGGAGAGAGGACGTTGATCGCGCGCATAGACCACGGCCGTGTGCTCGAAGAGGTCGTGCGGAATGGCGAGCGCCCCGCTGGCCTTTTCAGGCGAGGCCGTCGGGAGGGCCGAAAGCTCCCAGCCTTCGGGCAATGGCGACCAGCGCATCTTCATTTCGATAGTGCGACGGAACGGCTGCAGCGGAGCGATGGCCTTGCCGAAGGGCGTGTCCGTCATCTCCAGCGTGCGGTTCATTTCATCGGAAAGGCGCCCAGGCACATACCAATTGTCAGCTTCCGAGAGCACGTGATCGCCGCAGGCGAGCTGCACGCGCCGGTAGTTCACCGGCTCCTCGTCGCTGACGTCAAGCCGCCGGCGCGTCTCCGCGCTCGGCTGCTGCTCTATTCCACCAACGCGGCGGGCGACGATCTTGGGCTCCGCGGACATCTTGTGATCGGCGCACCATTTCTCGAGCGTCGCCGTCGCGCTGCGGCTCGCGAGCAGGGAGGCGTTGAGCGTTTGCATGAGCGCCAGCGCTTCGATGCGTGACACGAAGCCGTCCCGCCAAGGCTCGGCGGCGGCCGGAATGGGCATCAAAGACGCCGCGAGGAGCGCCAAACCGAGCCTAAGTCGCATGTTTTAAGTCTCCTTGCGGCGCTGCGGCGCCGCAGATTCTCGCCACGCCTTCGCGAATCCGCCGGCCGCCACCGGCCGAAGTCTCTGCCGCTGCGGCATTTAGCGTCTTCTTGATGCGTTGTCGCGAAGGTACAAGCGCCTGCCGGCGTCGGAGATATTGCCGTGGTCGCGCTTAACCAGGGAATCGACGCGAACAGACGGACCATTCTTTGTTTTGTGTCCGATCTGCCGACAAGCGGCGTTCGTTGGCGCGCATCTCGCTTCTCTTTGACGCCCGAGCGGTTCGGGTGGCGAATCCGGGGCGGAGTTGCTACAAGCTGGCCGCTTGCGGCCGGAGTCGCCGGAAACGCCGGCAGGGCCCAAGAAAAGGTTGGAAATGCGCAGCGCGACGATCGAGCGCAACACCAAGGAAACCAAAATCTCGGTCACCGTCGACCTCGACGGGGACGGCCGCTCGGACATATCGACCGGCGTGGGATTTTTCGATCATATGCTCGACCAGATCGCTCGTCATGCGCCGCTGGATCTTGCCGTGCGCGCTGAGGGCGATCTGCACATCGACGGTCATCACACGATCGAGGACGTCGGCATCGCCATCGGCCAGGCGGTGGATCGCGCGCTTGCAGACCGCAAGGGCATTTCCCGCTATGGCGACGCGCATGTGCCGCTCGACGAGGCCCTGACCCGCGTCGTCGTGGACGTCTCGGGCCGGCCCTTTCTTGTTTACGAGGTCGCATTTCCGGCGCAGCGGATCGGCGGCTTTGATACCGAGCTGATGCGCGAATTCTTCCAGGCCTTTGCGGTTCACGCCCGTGTCGGGCTGCACATCGAATGTCTGCGCGGCGTCAACAGCCACCATATCGCCGAAAGCGCCTTTAAGGGCTTCGCGCGCGCCTTGGGCAAAGCGGTGGCGATCGATCCGCGCCGCACGCAGGGGGAAGCGCCTTCCACCAAGGGAACGCTCACCGCCTGAAAGAGGCGAGTGACGCCGAGAGGGGAAGGCCGATGGCGATATTCACTGTTCATTTTCCGCCGACCGGGCCGGGCAAGCCTCCGGCGCCCGAAAAGATCGTCTTCCTGCGCGACGGTTTTTCCTGGCCGGCCTTCATTTTCGGCCCGTTCTGGCTCGCCTGGCGGCGGGCCTGGCTCGTCGCCGGCCTGTGGACGCTTCTTCTCGTCGCCCTCGCGCTCATCGCCTGGAAGCTGCGGGTGTCGCGCGACGCGATGTCCTGGCTGACGCTCGGGCTCGCTGTTTGGCTGGGTTTCGAGGGGGAGCGGCTCGTCGGCTGGAATTTGGCGCGTCGCGGCTACGTCGAGCGGGATCTCGTCATTGGCGATAACCTCGACGAGGCGGAGGCGGCCTACTTCCACCGCCATCGCGCTTCTGAGCGGATCGCGAAAGACGATGTCGCTGGGGAGCCCGCTCCTTGACGACCGCGATCATCGACTATGGGTCGGGCAATCTGCATTCCGCCTTGAAAGCCTTTGAGCGCGCCGCTCGCGAGTCACGGGCGCAAGGCGACATTCGCGTCACCAGCGACCCCGACGTCGTGCGCGCCGCCGAGCGGGTTGTGCTGCCGGGCGTCGGCGCTTTCGCCGATTGTCGCCGCGGCCTCATGGCGATCGAGGGTCTTTACGCCGCCCTGCAAGAAGCGGTCATCGACCGGGGCCGGCCGTTCTTAGGGATTTGCGTCGGAATGCAGCTCATGGGCGCGCGCGGCCTCGAACATGGCGAAACGCCGGGCCTCGGCTGGATTCCGGGAGACGTCGCGGCGATCGAGCCTGCGGATCCTTCGCTGAAAATCCCGCATATGGGTTGGAATACGCTGACGCTGAGCCGGGGACATCCGCTCTTTGCCGGCGTGCCGACGGGAGAGCGTGGATTGCACGCCTATTTCGTGCACTCGTTTCAGCTGACGCCGGCGTCGCCGGACCACGTCCTGGCGACGACCGACTATGGCGCGCCGCTCACCGCGGCCGTGGCGCGCGACAATCTCGTCGGCGTGCAGTTCCATCCCGAAAAAAGCCAGAGGCTGGGCCTAGCGTTGATCGGCAATTTCCTGAGGTGGCGTCCGTGATTCTGTTTCCCGCAATCGATTTGAAGGAAGGTCAGTGCGTGCGCCTCGCCCAGGGCGATATGGACCGCGCGACCGTGTTCAATGACGACCCCGCGGAGCAGGCGCGCGCCTTCCAGCGAGTCGGGTTCGAATATCTGCATGTCGTCGATCTCGACGGCGCCTTCGCGGGGGCGCCGCGCAATGCCCGGGCGGTCGAATCCATTCTCGCGGCGCTGACGATTCCCGTGCAGCTTGGCGGCGGCATTCGCGACATGCGCACGCTGTCCTCCTGGTTGGAAAAAGGCGTCGCGCGCGTCATCATCGGCACGGCGGCCGTCAAGGACCCGTCTTTCGTGCGCGAGGCGGCGCGCCTTCACCCGGGCCGCGTCGCCGTAGGGGTCGACGCCAAGAATGGTTTTGTCGCCGTCGACGGCTGGTCGCGCGCGACGCGCATGTCGGCGCTCGATCTCGGCAAGAGTTTCGAAGACGCGGGCGTGAGCGCCATCATCTACACCGACATCTCGCGCGACGGCGTTTTGACCGGCCTCAATATCGAGGCGACCCTGGCGCTCGCCGACGCCTTGACGATTCCCGTTATCGCCTCGGGCGGCCTGGCGTCGCTCGCCGACGTGGAGCGGCTGCTGCAGCCCGATTGCCGCAAGCTCGCCGGCGCGATCACCGGACGGGCGCTTTATGACGGGCGGCTCGATCCGGCGCAGGCGCTGGCGATGATACGCAGTGCTATGGGAGCCGTCTATGACTAACACCTGGATGGTTCGCGCTGGGCGGAATGGCTATCTCTTCGATCGCTTCAAGGAATTATCGATTGTTGCCCTAGGTTGGGCTGGCGTCGGATCTGAGGGAGATCTTTCGGACAAGGCGGCGTTGTGCAGTAAACTCAAAGATTTTTATCCTGAAGCCACTGAACAATCGATATTCGTCGCCGCCAGCCAGTTAGTGCGGTTTGCACATGAATTACAGGTGGGCGACCGCGTCGTCACCTACGACCCCCGCGCGCGGATATATCAATGTGGCATCATCAAAGGTCCTTGCGAATACCATCCTAATGCTGACGAACCCACGGAACTGACCAATCGCCGAATGGTTGAATGGGGCAGAGAAAAGGCCAGGGACGACCTGTCGTTGCCAGCACGTAACAGCTTGGGTGCAACGCTAACGTTATTTTTTATATCCTCTTCAATATCCAGCGAGCTTTGGTCTGAACGGTCACTTACTCCGTCGAATGACTTCGTCACCGAAAAGGATTCAGAGGCGACTTTTGATCCGTCTGCGATAGAGCTGTCCGAGCTCGCGGACGAAAAAATTAAGGACCGAATTGTTCGTTTAGACGAATATTCGATGCAAGAGCTGGTTGCAGGGCTCTTGAGAGCGATGGGATACAAGACCATCGTCTCGGCGCGGGGGCCTGATCGCGGGAAGGATATAGTTGCATCTCCAGATGGGTTTGGGTTTCAGGCACCTCGGATCGTGGTCGAAGTGAAGCATCGCCCACGTGAAAGAATGGGGCCTCAAGAAATTCGCAGCTTCCTTGGCGGCCGGAAACCACATGAGAGTGGGTTGTACGTCAGCACGGGAGGATTTACACGCGAAGCTTATTATGAAGCTGAGCGCTCAAACGTTCCGTTGACTTTGCTGGATTTTGAAGAGCTGGTCAGAGCTGTTCTGTCCGCCTATGCAAGCTTCGATGAATCGGCACGTAAATTAATCCCCTTAACTCCTATCTACTGGCCTCTGTGATGCTCAAGGCGCGTGTCATTCCTTGCTTGGACGTGAAAGGCGGACGCGTCGTCAAAGGCGTCAATTTCGTCGATCTGCGCGACGCCGGCGATCCGGTCGAATGCGCCATCGCCTATGACGCCGCCGGCGCCGACGAACTCTGCTTTCTCGACATCACCGCAAGCCATGAAGACCGCGGCATTCTGCTCGACGTCGTGCAGCGCACGGCGGAAGCCTGCTTCATGCCGCTGACTGTGGGCGGCGGCGTGCGCACGCTGGACGACATTCGCAATCTGCTGCTCGCCGGCGCCGACAAGGTCTCGATCAATTCCGCCGCCGTGGCCAATCCCGGCTTCGTTCGCGAAGCGTCGGAAAAATTCGGCGCGCAATGCATCGTCGTGGCCATTGACGCCAAGCGCGCAGCCGAGGGACGCTGGGAAATCTTCACCCATGGCGGGCGCCGTCCGACCGGGATCGACGCCGTGGATTACGCCCGCGAAGTCGTCGACCTCGGCGCCGGCGAAATCCTGCTGACCTCCATGGATCGCGACGGCACGAAGAGCGGCTTCGACATTGCGCTGACCCGCGCCGTCGCCGACGCCGTGCGCGCGCCGGTCATCGCCTCGGGCGGCGTTGGAACGCTCGACCATCTCGTCGCCGGCGTCAAGGAAGGCCATGCGAGCGCCGTGCTCGCCGCTTCGATCTTCCATTTCGGCGAATATTCGATCCCGCAGGCGAAGCTTCACATGGCGGCGGCGGGGCTGCCGATGCGCCTCGACGGCCTGGAGGCGATGGGATGATGGCCAAATCCAGTTGCAGCGCGGGGGCGATGACCCCCTCCCTGTCCCTCCCCCGCTATCGCAAACCGGGTGTTCCCGGTTTGCGCATCGACGCCGAAGTCGGCAACAGCCGACTTCGGATGGGAGAGGGGACGCTAACGATCGGCGTTAGCAAAATCCCGACGAAGCGCGGCATCTGCTCCCTCTCCCGCGAAGCGGGGGAGGGTTGGGGAGGGGGCTGACATGAGTTTCACGCTCGACTCTCTCGCCGCGCTGATCAAATCGCGGCGCAACGACAGCGCCTCGACCTCCTATACGAAGACCCTGCTCGACGCCGGAATGCCGCGCATCGCCAAGAAGTTCGGCGAAGAGGCGGTCGAAACGGTGATCGCGGCGATGGAGGGCGACCGAAGCGCGCTCGTCAATGAAGCCGCGGACACGTTCTACCATCTTCTGGTCATGCTCGAAGCGCGGGACATTTCGCTCGACGACGTGTTGCGCGAACTGGAGCGGCGCACGAAACAATCCGGGCTAGCGGAGAAAGCCGCGCGCGGGGCAAAGGAATGACGGCGGCGGAGCTCGTCCCCAACAACGAGGCTCTTTCCCCCTACCGGCATTTTACGCGCGCCGAATGGGCGTCGCTGCGCGCCGATACCCCGCTGACGCTGACGCTCGATGATCTCGTCCGGCTGAAATCGCTCAATGATCCGATCTCGCTCGAAGAAGTCATCGAAATCTATCTGCCGCTGTCGCGCCTGCTCGCGCTCTATGTTGCGGCGACGCAAGGCCTCTTCAAGGCGACACAGCGCTTTCTCGGCGCCGAGGACGGCAAGGTTCCCTACATCATCGGCGTCGCGGGATCCGTCGCCGTGGGAAAATCCACGACGGCGCGCGTATTGCGCGCCCTGTTGTCGCGCTGGCCGAACACGCCGAAAGTGGAGCTCATCACCACCGACGGATTTCTTTTGCCCAACAGGATTCTCGAGGCCGAAAGGCTGATGGACAAGAAGGGCTTTCCGGAAAGCTACGACAACAAATCGCTGCTGCGATTTCTCTCCGATGTAAAGGCGGGACGGCGCAATGTCTGTGCGCCGGTCTATTCGCATATGACCTATGACGTCGTCGAGGGCGAAGCGACCTGCGTCGACCGTCCCGACATTCTCATCGTCGAAGGCGTCAACGTTCTGCTTGCGCCGCGCATGCGCGACGGCCGCGAAATTCCCTTCGTCTCCGACTTCTTCGATTTCTCGGTCTATCTCGACGCGCCCGAAGACGTGCTGGAGCGATGGTATGTGGAGCGCTTTCGGCGGCTTCAGCAGACGGCGTTCCGCGATCCGCAATCCTACTTCCGCGTCTATGCCGATCTCGACGCAGAGGAGACGACGCGCGTCGCGAAAGACATATGGACGCGCATCAACCTCGAGAATCTGCGCCAGAACATCGCCCCGACGCGCCCGCGCGCGAGTTTGATCCTCACCAAGGACGCTGATCACAGGATCGAGGAAGTGGCGCTGCGCAAATTATGAGCTTTGCTTCAGCCGCGACGCGAAGTTCGCTTGCGCGAGGCGCGGCTTATAGGGAGAGCGCATGATAACGGCTCTGGAAACGCTTGTCGTTCTCCTCGCGGTGGTGGCGGCCGTCGCCTTCGTCGCCTCGCGACTTGGACTCGCCTCGCCGATCCTGCTCGTCGCGGCGGGCGTGGCGATCGCGATGGCGCCGGGCGTGCCGCCGCTCGTGCTCGAGCCCGAATTCATCTTGCTCCTCGTGCTGCCGCCGGTGATCTACATTTCCGCGGTCAACATGAGCTGGCGGGAGTTCCAATTCAATCTGCAGCCGATCCTTGTGCTTGCGATCGGCTGCGTCGTCTTCACGACCATCGCCGTTTCAGCGGCGACGAACTGGTTGCTCGGCTGGCCCTGGGCGGTCGGCTTCGTGCTTGGCGCGATCGTCTCGCCGCCCGACGCCCTCGCGCCGCTCGCCATCGCGCGCCGCATGCGGCTGCCCCGGCGTATCTTCGTCATTCTGGAGGGAGAAGGCCTCGCCAATGACGCGACGGCCCTGGTTCTCTATCGTTTCGCGGTGGCGGCGGTCAGCGTCGGCTCCTTTTCGCTGGCGCAAGCGGGCGAAACCTTCACGATCATCATCGTTTCGGAGATTGTGTGGGGCGTCGGCGTCGGCTGGACGATGTTGCGGCTGCGCCGCTTCATGCGCGATCCGCGCATCGAAATCACGCTGTCGCTGATCACGCCGTTCCTCGCCTACTGGCCGCCAGAACATCTTGGCGGCTCGGGCGTCATCGCGACCGTCGCGACGGG
This window of the Methylocystis hirsuta genome carries:
- the glcF gene encoding glycolate oxidase subunit GlcF, whose amino-acid sequence is MQTFFSLQALADSDMAETEKILRACVHCGFCSATCPTYLLTGDELDGPRGRIYLIKEMFEKERPADARTALHIDRCLSCLSCMTTCPSGVHFMHLVDHARAHIEKTYARPFTERAMRVALAFVLPRPSLARPLFRVAAAIRPLARLLPRRLAAPFALAPSRLPPASSVDSPQVFAAQGARKMRVALLNGCVQTVIDTSINEATIRLLTRHGVEVVVAKGAGCCGALPHHLGKVDDSLRYARANIEAWTREIDSSGLDHIVINASGCGTSVKDYGFMFRNDPALAENAAHISAMAKDVTELMTEIGFAPSDDAPKLRVAYHSACSLQHGQKISQEPVALLTAAGFDVVAVPEGHICCGSAGTYNVLQPKLADALRSRKVANIESAAPDIVAAGNIGCIVQIRSGTEIPVAHTVELLDWASGGPKPTMLG
- the trpS gene encoding tryptophan--tRNA ligase translates to MSTFPQRVFSGVQSTGNLHLGNYLGAIVKFVELQKSFDCMYCVVDLHAITVPQDPIALKANTREIAAAFIACGIDPKDNIVFNQSQVPEHAELAWVLNCVARIGWLNRMTQFKDKAGKDRENASMGLLDYPVLMAADILIYRATHVPVGDDQKQHLELARDIAQKFNNDFSESIARNGFGEAFFPLPEPLISGPATRVMSLRDGTKKMSKSDASDYSRINLSDDADQIAQKVKKAKTDPDALPSEEKGLEGRPEAYNLVGIFAALSGRSKADVLGEFGGANFSTFKSALVDLAVAKLAPITDRMRRIREDESYVDGVLRDGAERARAIARENMNAVKDIVGFLR
- the hslU gene encoding ATP-dependent protease ATPase subunit HslU, with translation MADFSPREIVSELDRYIVGQSDAKRAVAIALRNRWRRLQLEGQMREEVLPKNILMIGPTGCGKTEIARRLARLANAPFLKVEATKFTEVGYVGRDVEQIVRDLIEVAIVMVKDRRRKDVQARAQQAAEERTLDALVGPAASPGTRETFRRRLRAGELDDKEIEVELTQSGSSMPMFELPNMPGASVSAFSLGDIFGKAMQRGKPRKLSVKEAQGPLIAEESDKLIDQEASVREAIHEVENNGIVFIDEMDKICAREGRGGADVSREGVQRDLLPLIEGTTVATKHGTVKTDHVLFIASGAFHVAKPSDLLPELQGRLPIRVELASLNEDDFRRILTETEACLTKQYSALLGTEGLTLEFAPSAVDAIAKVAVQVNTSVENIGARRLQTVMERVLDDISFSASDRAGDRIVIDGAYVEEHIGDLAKNRDLSRFIL
- the hslV gene encoding ATP-dependent protease subunit HslV, giving the protein MDSEQHRLAAMHATTIILVKKAGETVIAGDGQVSLGQTIMKGNAKKVRRLGKGDVIAGFAGATADAFTLFERLESKLEQYPGQLMRACVELAKDWRMDRYLRRLEAMMLVADKSVGLVLTGSGDVLEPEGTGEGAVAAIGSGGNYALAAGRALLDSPLDAETIARRAMIIASEICVYTNQNVVVEKI
- the hisB gene encoding imidazoleglycerol-phosphate dehydratase HisB, yielding MRSATIERNTKETKISVTVDLDGDGRSDISTGVGFFDHMLDQIARHAPLDLAVRAEGDLHIDGHHTIEDVGIAIGQAVDRALADRKGISRYGDAHVPLDEALTRVVVDVSGRPFLVYEVAFPAQRIGGFDTELMREFFQAFAVHARVGLHIECLRGVNSHHIAESAFKGFARALGKAVAIDPRRTQGEAPSTKGTLTA
- a CDS encoding DUF2628 domain-containing protein; the protein is MAIFTVHFPPTGPGKPPAPEKIVFLRDGFSWPAFIFGPFWLAWRRAWLVAGLWTLLLVALALIAWKLRVSRDAMSWLTLGLAVWLGFEGERLVGWNLARRGYVERDLVIGDNLDEAEAAYFHRHRASERIAKDDVAGEPAP
- the hisH gene encoding imidazole glycerol phosphate synthase subunit HisH translates to MTTAIIDYGSGNLHSALKAFERAARESRAQGDIRVTSDPDVVRAAERVVLPGVGAFADCRRGLMAIEGLYAALQEAVIDRGRPFLGICVGMQLMGARGLEHGETPGLGWIPGDVAAIEPADPSLKIPHMGWNTLTLSRGHPLFAGVPTGERGLHAYFVHSFQLTPASPDHVLATTDYGAPLTAAVARDNLVGVQFHPEKSQRLGLALIGNFLRWRP
- the hisA gene encoding 1-(5-phosphoribosyl)-5-[(5-phosphoribosylamino)methylideneamino]imidazole-4-carboxamide isomerase, with the translated sequence MILFPAIDLKEGQCVRLAQGDMDRATVFNDDPAEQARAFQRVGFEYLHVVDLDGAFAGAPRNARAVESILAALTIPVQLGGGIRDMRTLSSWLEKGVARVIIGTAAVKDPSFVREAARLHPGRVAVGVDAKNGFVAVDGWSRATRMSALDLGKSFEDAGVSAIIYTDISRDGVLTGLNIEATLALADALTIPVIASGGLASLADVERLLQPDCRKLAGAITGRALYDGRLDPAQALAMIRSAMGAVYD
- a CDS encoding restriction endonuclease, with product MTNTWMVRAGRNGYLFDRFKELSIVALGWAGVGSEGDLSDKAALCSKLKDFYPEATEQSIFVAASQLVRFAHELQVGDRVVTYDPRARIYQCGIIKGPCEYHPNADEPTELTNRRMVEWGREKARDDLSLPARNSLGATLTLFFISSSISSELWSERSLTPSNDFVTEKDSEATFDPSAIELSELADEKIKDRIVRLDEYSMQELVAGLLRAMGYKTIVSARGPDRGKDIVASPDGFGFQAPRIVVEVKHRPRERMGPQEIRSFLGGRKPHESGLYVSTGGFTREAYYEAERSNVPLTLLDFEELVRAVLSAYASFDESARKLIPLTPIYWPL
- the hisF gene encoding imidazole glycerol phosphate synthase subunit HisF, coding for MLKARVIPCLDVKGGRVVKGVNFVDLRDAGDPVECAIAYDAAGADELCFLDITASHEDRGILLDVVQRTAEACFMPLTVGGGVRTLDDIRNLLLAGADKVSINSAAVANPGFVREASEKFGAQCIVVAIDAKRAAEGRWEIFTHGGRRPTGIDAVDYAREVVDLGAGEILLTSMDRDGTKSGFDIALTRAVADAVRAPVIASGGVGTLDHLVAGVKEGHASAVLAASIFHFGEYSIPQAKLHMAAAGLPMRLDGLEAMG